In the Hordeum vulgare subsp. vulgare chromosome 7H, MorexV3_pseudomolecules_assembly, whole genome shotgun sequence genome, one interval contains:
- the LOC123410805 gene encoding RNA-binding protein 24-A-like — translation MMTPQRSPAGGGGGGGGTPALHYLSGPYGDTTYTKVFVGGLAWETRSEGLRAHFDAYGDILEAVVITDRATGRSKGYGFVTFRDPDSARMACMDPYPVIDGRRANCNLAILGRPGPAVPFGPIRPVMPYNGGAVPGSMYVPSPTYQQPPYNYSQALVYPPYGPSTYGPEYLYPQNAYGPYVGQQYVPVYGGPRTVGPAVYPYGQFGQPVPSDHSYSPGYVPGHLLPLSNQNAANTRASAVQQQYPPGALRPQQQLFLPARAQQFPPNNTSEQMSG, via the exons ATGATGACGCCGCAGCGGTCGCCGGCGGGGGGAGGGGGCGGAGGGGGCGGGACGCCGGCGCTGCACTACCTGAGCGGGCCCTACGGGGACACCACGTACACCAAGGTGTTCGTGGGGGGCCTGGCGTGGGAGACGCGGAGCGAGGGCCTGCGCGCGCACTTCGACGCCTACGGGGACATCCTCGAGGCCGTCGTCATCACCGACCGCGCCACCGGGAGGTCCAAGGGATACGGATTC GTGACCTTCCGGGATCCAGATTCGGCGAGGATGGCTTGCATGGATCCATATCCAGTAATTGACGGGCGGCGTGCCAACTGCAACCTTGCCATCCTGGGGCGACCTGGACCAGCTGTGCCTTTCG GACCTATAAGGCCGGTCATGCCATATAATGGAGGTGCGGTTCCAGGGAGTATGTATGTACCAAGCCCAACATATCAGCAACCGCCCTACAACTACTCGCAGGCTCTTGTGTATCCCCCTTATGG gCCATCAACGTATGGACCGGAATACTTGTATCCACAG AATGCCTATGGTCCATATGTTGGACAGCAGTATGTCCCGGTATATGGTGGTCCCAGAACAGTAGGCCCAGCGGTTTACCCATATGGGCAGTTCGGCCAACCTGTGCCAAGTGATCATTCTTATTCACCTGGTTATGTGCCAGGCCACCTTCTCCCGCTATCTAATCAAAATGCTGCAAATACGCGTGCGTCAGCGGTTCAGCAACAATATCCTCCAG GAGCTCTGCGCCCTCAGCAACAGCTCTTCCTCCCTGCTCGTGCACAACAGTTCCCGCCAAACAACACCTCCGAACAAATGTCGGGATGA
- the LOC123413033 gene encoding brefeldin A-inhibited guanine nucleotide-exchange protein 1-like: protein MSSSAGDAEADPLGGASPAGRVLGRALDKVIKHSSWRKHSALVSACKSAIDLLSAASSAPAPDAEPSASPIPGLPAPVAEAALQALLLALDPGSPKVAEPALDCVASLLSLRLLLGDVAPADPSPVSRLFAAVLSCGGLGDDALELAALRVLVAFARCPSVSVRGECLGQMVRACYNLYLGSASGGNQLCAKLALAQVLVVVFARVEADAMDVRVRTVSAADMMDLSDRSLNDSSVVQAAQTFINEAMEGSDAPEEAAHVPDEDESMSRIREDGLALFKNLCKLSMKFATPDNPDDPVLLRGKVLSLELLRMVVDNAGPFWKTNEKYLEAIKQYLCLSLLKNSAMSAMSVFQLLCSIFMGLLLRFRSGLKEEIGIFFPMLVLRVLENVLQPSFLQKMTVLNFLEKICKEPQVIIDIFVNYDCDVDAPNIFERIVNGLLKTALGVPDGSTTTLTIAQDQTFRIESVKCLATVIKSMGSWMDQQLRIGETLPIISELLSSADNHNIHNGEEGTGMDYDLQSESNSSDVSDSSSLEQRRAYKIELQKGIALFNRKPSKGIDFLIRGKKIGQSPEDVASFLINTAGLNATMVGDYLGERDEFPLKVMHAYVDALNFKGLDFGEAIRFFLQGFRLPGEAQKIDRIMEKFAERYCKCNPNVFTSADTAYILAYSVILLNTDAHSVMVKDKMSKADFMRNNRGIDDGKDLPEAYLSTLYDQIVSNEIKMSADSSATQAKQTNSVSKLLGLDNIMNFVNWGQTEDKAHGANDLLIKHIQEKFKAKHGKSESVFYIVADATILRFMMEACWAPMMAAFSVTLDQSDDKAATSQCLIGLRSAVHVTSVMCLQTQRDAFLTSIAKFTSLHSAADMKQKNVDAVKAIISIAIEDGNYLQEAWEHVLTCLSRFEHLHLLGEGVPTDASFLTVPIVESEGKTQMSTSVLPSKRANALQNPAVMAAVRGGSYDSTVAKTSASALVTPEQINNFISNINLLDQIGIVELNHIFAHSQRLNSDAIVAFVKALCKVSMTELQSPSDPRIFCLTKIVEIAHYNINRIRLVWSRIWKVLSEFFVSVGLLENLSVAMFVMDSLRQLAMKFLEREELANYNFQNEFLQPFVVVMQKSNVPEVRELIVRCVSQMVLSRVNNIKSGWKGVFTVFTSAAIDDTKSTVLVAFGTMERIVRDYFRYITETDATTFTDCVQCLIAFTSSQFNSEASLNAIAFLRFCAVKLADEGFVCQDKGAGGPRNSDMSEGNAIVNKNDYVSFWVPLLEGLARLTTDPRLTIGKSAVGVLFDILKDHGHLFSQSFWTSILESVVYPLFSNQRSRVNDQTLTSNGTEGDFSTLETQTLAVKSLVGLFVDFFDVMRPELARVASIVAYFIRSPYKHSATIGVSALLRIAEGVGSKLSKEEWKDVLLCFKESSTQTFIVFSKIVRMMQDIDIPDRMESYSEADHYSDHEIYSNDEDEANMETTSYAIVKLKNHMALILLIVQGIIKLYEEQGKYLHAEHISILLEMISSIATHASEVSSDSSLQMKFHKACSLLEASEPTVVHFENETYQSYIKLLQAVLHGYPFLSEGMDIESRLLDACEKILRTYLKCAGNGPSDEASHDNQTLHCIVPLGAAKQEELSARTPLVLLAMQLLHNLEKNSFRRVLPRFFPLLIDLIRCEHSSGDVQHALYKIFKSSIGPMIKV, encoded by the exons ATGTCGTCGTCGGCGGGCGATGCCGAGGCCGATCCCCTCGGCGGCGCCTCCCCGGCCGGCCGCGTGCTCGGCCGCGCCCTCGACAAGGTCATCAAGCACTCCTCCTGGCGCAAGCACTCGGCGCTCGTCTCTGCCTGCAAGTCCGCCATCGACCTCCTCTCCGCCGCCTCCTCAGCCCCCGCCCCCGACGCCGAGCCGTCCGCCTCGCCCATCCCCGGCCTCCCCGCCCCCGTCGCCGAGGCCGCGCTCCAGGCGCTCCTCCTCGCCCTCGATCCCGGCTCCCCCAAGGTCGCCGAGCCCGCCCTCGACTGCGTCGCCAGCCTCCtctccctccgcctcctcctcggcGACGTCGCCCCCGCCGACCCCTCGCCGGTCTCCAGGCTCTTCGCCGCGGTCCTCTCCTGCGGCGGCCTCGGCGACGACGCCCTCGAGCTCGCCGCGCTCCGGGTGCTCGTCGCCTTCGCGCGCTGCCCCTCGGTCTCCGTCCGCGGCGAGTGCCTGGGCCAGATGGTGAGGGCGTGCTATAACCTGTACCTCGGGAGCGCCAGCGGCGGGAACCAGCTCTGCGCCAAGCTGGCGCTCGCGCAGGTGCTGGTCGTCGTGTTCGCGCGCGTGGAGGCGGACGCCATGGACGTCCGCGTGCGCACCGTCTCAGCTGCCGACATGATGGACCTCTCCGACCGCAGCCTCAACGACTCCAGCGTCGTGCAGGCGGCGCAGACGTTCATAAATGAGGCGATGGAGGGGAGCGACGCGCCAGAGGAGGCCGCGCATGTGCCGGACGAGGATGAGAGCATGAGCAGGATCAGGGAGGATGGACTGGCGTTGTTCAAAAACCTCTGCAAACTGTCCATGAAGTTCGCCACGCCGGATAACCCGGATGATCCAGTACTTCTCCGGGGGAAGGTGTTATCACTTGAGCTACTTAGGATGGTCGTTGACAATGCCGGACCGTTCTGGAAGACAAATGAGAA GTATCTTGAAGCAATTAAGCAGTACCTTTGTTTATCCTTGTTGAAGAACAGTGCCATGTCAGCAATGAGTGTTTTCCAGCTTTTGTGCTCCATTTTTATGGGTCTTCTGTTAAGGTTTAGATCTGGTTTGAAAGAGGAAATCGGAATATTTTTTCCTATGCTTGTCCTAAGGGTTCTTGAGAATGTCCTTCAGCCTAGCTTTTTGCAAAAAATGACAGTTCTAAACTTCCTGGAGAAGATTTGCAAAGAACCTCAGGTTATTATTGATATCTTTGTGAACTATGATTGTGATGTTGATGCACCAAACATTTTTGAAAG GATTGTCAACGGACTACTTAAGACTGCTTTAGGTGTCCCCGATGGATCAACAACGACACTAACTATTGCACAAGACCAAACATTTCGAATTGAATCTGTCAAGTGCCTTGCAACTGTTATTAAGTCAATGGGTTCATGGATGGACCAGCAACTGAGAATTGGTGAAACTCTCCCTATAATTTCTGAATTACTAAGTTCAGCGGACAATCATAATATCCATAATGGGGAAGAAGGGACAGGAATGGATTATGATCTGCAATCTGAGTCTAATAGCTCTGACGTATCAGATTCTTCCTCACTTGAGCAACGACGTGCGTACAAAATAGAACTTCAG AAAGGAATTGCCTTGTTTAACAGAAAACCTTCCAAAGGTATTGACTTTCTCATTCGAGGCAAGAAGATAGGCCAGTCCCCGGAAGATGTGGCTTCTTTCTTGATAAACACTGCTGGCTTAAATGCAACAATGGTTGGAGATTATTTGGGTGAAAGAGACGAGTTTCCTCTCAAAGTCATGCATGCCTATGTGGATGCACTAAACTTTAAAGGGTTGGATTTTGGCGAGGCGATTAGATTCTTCTTGCAAGGTTTCAGATTACCAGGGGAAGCACAGAAAATTGACAGGATCATGGAAAAGTTTGCTGAACGCTACTGTAAATGCAACCCAAATGTTTTTACCAGTGCAGATACcgcttatattcttgcttattccGTGATCTTGCTAAACACTGATGCTCACAGTGTCATGGTGAAGGATAAG ATGTCTAAGGCTGATTTTATGCGCAATAACCGGGGAATTGATGATGGAAAGGATTTGCCTGAAGCTTACCTAAGTACATTGTACGATCAAATTGTCAGCAATGAGATCAAAATGAGTGCTGATTCTTCAGCTACACAAGCCAAGCAAACCAACAGCGTAAGTAAGCTTCTAGGCTTAGACAACATTATGAACTTTGTCAACTGGGGACAGACAGAAGACAAGGCACATGGGGCAAATGACTTGCTCATTAAGCACATACAGGAGAAATTTAAAGCAAAGCATGGGAAATCAGA GTCTGTGTTTTATATTGTTGCCGATGCAACCATTTTAAGATTCATGATGGAGGCCTGTTGGGCTCCTATGATGGCTGCGTTCAGTGTGACACTAGACCAAAGTGATGACAAGGCTGCTACATCACAGTGTTTAATTGGATTAAGATCGGCAGTGCATGTCACTTCTGTTATGTGCCTGCAGACACAGAGAGATGCCTTTTTAACATCCATAGCCAAATTCACATCCCTCCATTCTGCTGCAGACATGAAACAGAAGAATGTCGACGCTGTTAAG GCTATAATTTCCATCGCAATCGAGGATGGAAATTACTTGCAGGAAGCTTGGGAGCACGTGCTAACATGTTTATCACGGTTTGAACATTTACATTTGCTTGGAGAAGGGGTGCCTACTGATGCTTCATTTCTGACAGTGCCTATAGTTGAGTCAGAAGGAAAAACTCAGATGTCTACTTCTgttctaccttcaaagagagccAATGCTCTTCAGAATCCTGCCGTGATGGCTGCTGTTAGAGGGGGTTCTTATGATAGCACTGTTGCAAAAACCAGTGCTTCAGCATTGGTTACTCCTGAACAGATCAATAATTTCATATCAAACATAAATTTGCTGGACCAGATAGGCATTGTTGAGTTGAATCATATATTTGCCCATAGTCAAAGGTTAAACAGTGATGCCATTGTTGCTTTTGTGAAAGCTCTTTGCAAGGTCTCAATGACTGAGTTGCAGTCTCCGTCAGATCCTCGTATCTTCTGCCTTACAAAAATAGTAGAGATCGC GCATTACAATATCAACCGCATACGTTTGGTGTGGTCTCGAATTTGGAAGGTTTTATCGGAATTTTTTGTGTCTGTCGGATTATTAGAAAATCTTTCTGTTGCAATGTTCGTAATGGATTCTCTAAGGCAGCTAGCAATGAAGTTTTTGGAAAGAGAGGAGCTGGCAAACTATAACTTTCAAAATGAGTTTCTTCAACCCTTCGTTGTTGTTATGCAGAAGAGTAATGTTCCAGAAGTGCGTGAGCTAATTGTTCGATGTGTCTCACAGATGGTCCTAAGTCGAGTTAACAACATAAAATCTGGCTGGAAGGGTGTTTTTACG GTTTTTACTTCTGCTGCGATTGATGATACGAAGAGTACTGTGCTAGTGGCATTTGGGACTATGGAAAGAATTGTCCGTGACTACTTTCGCTACATAACCGAGACAGATGCCACAACATTTACAGATTGTGTCCAATGTCTTATTGCATTTACAAGTAGCCAATTTAATAGTGAGGCCAGTCTCAACGCTATTGCATTTCTCCGATTCTGTGCTGTTAAACTTGCCGACGAAGGATTTGTCTGTCAAGATAAGGGTGCCGGTGGACCCAGGAATTCAGACATGTCAGAAGGAAATGCCATTGTGAACAAGAATGATTATGTTTCCTTCTGGGTTCCTCTTCTCGAAG GTTTAGCCAGATTGACAACTGATCCAAGGCTGACCATTGGGAAAAGTGCTGTAGGAGTGCTTTTTGATATTTTGAAGGATCATGGGCACCTCTTTTCGCAGTCCTTTTGGACCAGTATATTAGAGTCTGTTGTTTATCCTTTGTTTAGCAATCAAAGATCTAGGGTCAATGATCAGACCTTAACGTCAAACGGCACTGAGGGTGATTTTTCCACTCTTGAAACACAAACATTGGCAGTGAAATCTCTAGTGGGTTTATTTGTTGATTTCTTTGACGTGATGCGGCCAGAACTTGCAAGAGTTGCATCTATTGTCGCATATTTTATCAGAAGTCCCTATAAACATTCTGCTACCATCGGTGTATCTGCTTTGCTACGTATAGCGGAGGGAGTTGGCAGTAAACTTTCCAAGGAGGAAtggaaggatgttcttctctgcTTCAAAGAATCATCAACACAAACCTTTATTGTGTTCTCTAAAATTGTAAGGATGATGCAAGACATCGACATTCCAGATAGAATGGAATCTTATTCGGAAGCTGATCACTATTCAGATCATGAAATTTATAGTAACGATGAAGACGAAGCTAATATGGAGACAACTTCTTACGCCATTGTCAAACTGAAAAATCATATGGCCCTAATACTCTTAATTGTTCAG GGCATTATTAAATTGTACGAGGAGCAGGGAAAATATCTTCATGCTGAGCACATTAGCATTCTTTTGGAGATGATATCAAGTATTGCAACTCATGCAAGTGAAGTGAGCTCAGACTCTTCGTTACAGATGAAATTCCATAAAGCATGTTCCCTTCTGGAGGCATCTGAGCCAACAGTTGTCCATTTCGAGAACGAGACATACCAAAGCTACATCAAACTTCTCCAAGCTGTGCTCCATGGGTATCCATTTTTATCGGAAGGCATGGACATAGAATCAAGGCTACTTGATGCCTGTGAGAAAATACTGCGGACATATCTAAAGTGCGCCGGGAATGGACCATCTGATGAAGCTTCTCACGACAATCAAACTTTACATTGCATAGTGCCACTGGGCGCTGCCAAGCAAGAGGAGCTGTCTGCTAGGACCCCATTGGTTCTTCTAGCGATGCAGTTACTGCATAACCTAGAGAAGAATTCATTTAGGAGAGTACTGCCCCGCTTTTTCCCACTGTTGATTGATCTGATTCGCTGCGAGCATAGCTCTGGAGATGTTCAACACGCCCTGTACAAaatcttcaaatcatcaataggccCCATGATAAAAGTATAA